ACTAAACTCATCACCTATTGATGAATTTAAATAATTCACTTGCTTGTTTCTCACCTTTCATTGAACGAGAACAAAATCCTCAAAAGATTGCCCTAATCAATTATCAACAGGGGGATTTATATTTGAAGATTTCACAACTTGGCTTTCTGAATTATTTAGGAGAAattccctttttttcttctatcaCTGATGTTGTGCAGCCAGATCCAAGGCTGGTTGGACTCGTGGGATGAGAAATGTGATGTTTAAAGACTAAATGAGCCCTTTTCAAAATCTATAAAACCACCTGCTGCTCGCTGCCACCAGTCGAAACACGTTTGAAAAGTCAGCGGTGGACAGTGGACACATGGAGCAGTGTCTCATTTCATGTGATTTGGGCACAAAACATTTTCCATATTAGTTAACTTTGAAAAACATGTGACAGACAAAACCCAAATCCTCTACAAGATcaaaaaacaaatggaaaatcTTTCAAAAGCTAATAACAGGCTCTTCAAAAACGTGCTATTTGAGTGCAATGCTGTTCTAACTGTGAGGAATGATGGTCCAATAAGTTAAGATTAGTTCCAATAAACTGGACTTTCCCTTTAAAAACATAGCCCTTTATTTAATTGTAAGACAGGAAAAACAGAAAGGGGACAGTGTACATTGATTAGTATGGGTACTATGGTTCATATAATTGTATGAGAGATTGAGTCGATCAGACAGAGTGCAACAATCAAATAGAAAACAGTTAAGCAAACAAGCAGATAACAAACTTACATTTAGAACGTAGACATGCGTAAAAAACCTAGAGcacatatacagacacaaagCACAGACAGTTAATATAAGGATGACTAtatgacaaatgaaaacatagacAAAAGCACATGGACATCACAAATATCCAATTTCCATGTTGTAGGTCCAGTGTTAAAACGACACATGTCAGAACTTGTGCTCCGTTTGTTCCCTACAAGCCTGAAACCATATTCTCTGAGTCGGAGTTAAGCTTTTCCCACATTTCCCGGCTGGTCTATATTTTCTTTGAACGTTTAAtgtttcctctcttctttcctctgtcagTCTTTCATCTTTatctcacttcttcttcttcttcttcttcttcttcttcttcttcttctccctcctcttctccttatTTCCCTCATTTCGCTCTTCAAAAGAAACAAGACCCAAAAACTGCTCCCTTAACCCTGCACTCttgtcaaaatcagttttttgaCAAAACAATTTCAAAAGAAATGACAAATTACTTCCGTGAAGGACCGTCCAATTTCAAATCTAAACAGCTCCGGCGCATTGGCACTCTCACTGATGCTGTGCTCCAGGCAGCCGTGCAGCATTAATCTCTTGCACTGGATAGGCCAGTTCGTGGCAGATACTCAAAACAAGTGGGGAAAAAAGACATACTATCAACACTGAAGTTCAGAGAGGTCATAGAGAAGATGCCAAAATCGTCGAGGAAGAAGAGAACACCATGAGAACGGAGGAAGCTGGCAGAAGAGACGCCAATTACCAGAGTGAAGGGCCAAAGCAGGGACAATGGAGAGgctggaaaaaagagagagggagaattgAAGATGGAAAAAGACACTTTAAAACATGTGGATGATGAGAATGAAGGTCCTGATCAGTGGCCCCAGTGTAGTCTCATCACTACAGTCACAGTAAGCAGGCTGTGTGAAAAGACCACATGTCAATCGCACTGGGATGTAGCAGCGACCAGACAGAATCTTGGGAGAATGAAAAAACAGCCCAGACACCTGAAGGCCAAACCACATGAGGCTTTGGAAGAGAAGAATGAGTCTAAGATAAAGAGGGAACAGCGTGGCTGAAAAATCAATGTTCACCGTGTAGTAAGTCTATACCGTAAATGTTAGATCTGTTCTGTGgagcttatttatttattgatatgtAAAGATACACTTTGGTATTTCCATATTGCTGAGACTGGTTGGTTAAAGAGATTAACACTATTAGAAGGACTCTGGTTCTGGAAGTAAATTGCCCAGTCATTTCCTCCACTGATGTAGAAAATCcctatataattttttttacttaaatgtAAAACCTAAAAACCCACTATCTACATAGTTTCTTTAAGATAAAAGATACTACACATCCCATAAGCCAACGGGAATGATCCCGTTCAAAAGACTCCCAGTGCGTCTTTTTGAATTTAGCTTTGTTGTTGTAATTTGTTtacgtttttcttttcctcagctCTAGAAAACCAAGGCATGGTAGAAATGGAAAATATTTAACCCAATTTCCCAATCTCGTAGCTGGCCTTTGTATTTTGGAAGGGGGGTTGTTTTGTATCATGTGTGTTTATAGAGTTTTGGGAGAACACTTGTGTAAGAGTAAATGGAAATCCAACTCAGGCTCTGCTGTAAATTTAActtgaatatttaatttaatttaactcttAACAGCAGCAACGGCATTATTAGCAATCTGGAAAAACGATCATGAACCAAAAATGACTGAGCAGCTCGGTCTGCTGTTTTAAAGACGTGTGTGAGGCAGCATCTGAGAGATTTCCATACAGCGGCACATTGGTCTGTTGGTGGAATAAAAGCTTTCTGGGCACTGAAATATTGTACCAaagtaattgttttgtttgcggATGCAAAGCGTCTGTGGGCTGCTCACCTGCTGAGacgccccccctctcacccccttgTTGAGACAACAGAGGTCCAGCAGACGTCTTCCACTTCGACCCACTAACAGGGCTGAGCCCACTCTGTTGCGTCGCAGACACAAGTGTTGCACATCATACTTTACTGTCTCAAATTGTAGAACGTGAGGCTTGTGAGCTTGTTAACATATTCTCTCCCTGCTCATCCTGTATGTTTTTGTCCTAACTCTTTATAACATTGCACtactcctccaccttctcctccccccttctctcctttctccctcATTCTATCTTTAAATCCCATGGGGTCTACTCGTCTACTGGTCCggacaaggtcagtgttcatgctggaaaaggtcctaaagaggTAAAACAACAAGTTTACACATACAGGACTCAGACTCAAACCCTAACCATAGTTAGTACAGGCCAAACCCTCACCTAACCCTTACATTAAAATGTGTGTCCACCTTAAAATGTATTGTTCACATATGGTGGTTTCTTTTCATGCCCATAAGGAACCCATAATGTAAATGGGTTtagatcacacacacgcacacacacagacacacacacacatgtttgtacatCCATCTTAATGAGGAAACCcattgacataatacattccctagcccctcaCCCTAACCTCAACCATCCAACTAAATGGCTAACTATCACCCTAAGACCCAGTTTTTACCCTCAAATAGCCCATTGAAAAgtgaaaatgtcctcactcagtAGGGTCTGTGCTTAAAATGGCCATAACAATAtcagtacaggaacacacacacccacacacacacacacattctacaCTCTTTTTGCTCTCGTTTGCAAGGACCAGGAAATGATTCAGATCTTAACATGGTTTCCCTCAGTCAAAAGGATGGAACAGTACAAAACTGTACGTTGCCTCCTTCTCTGCGCCAGGGAgggaaaaaacatttctgcaCACAAGGTCTTAAATTCTCAGGTCCGACCCTATAAGTACACACTATGAGACTTCATTTAGGGAACATCTGAGTGTGACTTTGTGGTTACTTTTCCACTTCTTTTGGGAGCTTGTTCATATTGCATACAACTTCAAAGTCGTTTCTGATGTTTTAAGAAATAGTTTATCAGTGGTGACACATCTTTAAAGTTCAACCCTAAATCAAATCTTTCTAATCTCGCTggtgtatgtttttttaattctttttttcttgattTCGAGGTGTTTttggaaataatttaaatccTCAGAACAGCATGTATgatttatacatgtgtgtgtggggggggggggggggggttgcagacCTGCTTGTTAGTATCTTTGTGCGATAGGATACAAATtgcaaatgcatttttttctcctcacagAAGATGCTGGATTCTCCTGCTGTGTAACATCACTGTCTGTGTAAGTGCAGATCTGATgttttcctcctccagcagctgttcCTCACTCCGTCCCTTCCCATTGGCTTGGCTGTAACTGGGGAAGGTGTGGTCTGGATGAACGAATCATCCTAAACCACCCACTGCAAAGAAACTGTTGCCAGACCGAGATATGTGTTAGTCTACTGGGTCTCCAGAGGTATAAAGGTGCTCTTGTTCAAGGaatgtatctccagatttcagCCACCTGTAGCAGGATTTAAGATCAACACGCGACCAGAGAACCGGGGAACTGCTGTTGCGTCAGGATCTGCGACTTGGACTGAACTCCATCTGAAGTTTACGAGGGAGAGGAGCTCTAAACGAGCAGTTACGCACCGAGACTTGGCTTGATAAGGAGGAAAACCCGCGAGATGCGAGCGCTTCTGCTTCCGACCACATCCATTGGAACCGTGCGCTCTTCCTCGCCGTGCGCGTAAGCTGCCTGTGGAGGACCTATGTGGAGGAACCGCACATTATGAGACGCCATGGCATGTTGTGAGCGAGGGGTTCAGACCCTCGTGGCCATCGTGGGGGCCTTCGCCGCGTTCAGCCTTATGACCATCGCAATCGGCACCGACTACTGGCTCTACTCCCGCGCGTACATCTGCAACACCACCAATGTTTCCTCGGATGACAACCAGATGCAGCCCAAGAAAGTGAGAGGCGACTTGACGCACTCTGGTCTGTGGAGGATCTGCTGCATCGAAGGCAAGTGTTAGTCAGATAAGTTGGTGTCTAACTTTTATCTTATATCTTAAGCGCTGACGCGCATTTTGTCCACTCATGTTCCAGGTGACCTCCCTCTGATTGTTTCATTTACAATGCAGAAGTGGTAACGTGTGATCACATATTCACAATGTGATGAAACGTGATTTGGAAAAAAGCGTAAAGTGAAAacgactcggggggggggggggggggaatgaataTTCGCGATATACATCCCAGTGTTGTCCCTTATCCGTGGTGGTGTGACAGCGCATCAAAAATAGGAACCACCGACAGGGTTGAACATAATCAGACCATCATGGACCTGTTGCTGAATCCAAGAAATATAATTTACAGTAGAAAGTTCCGTGGAAGTGATGCTTCATAGGACAAACTGGAGGGAGAGTGTTCCTTGTTGCGCGCAAAGCCGATGCTGTGTGTGCGTAAAGACACGATTCcatgaaaaaaagatgaaacaaatgtaaaacaacATTCATTTAACTATCGTGgatttacatttattatttaagtaTCCATTCTAATTGTCTCATAACTGTAATATGGTTGCTTGGAAACTTATCCCATATAATTGCTTGCATTGAAACAAGTTTGGAGCCCCATAATGTTGAGTAGATTCTCTTGTTATTGTCTGCTGTTCCTGTGTATATCCATGTTCCACAGCCACGCCTGCGGGGACGTGGACTGGGCTCCGTCTGTCGGGAGAGCAGCTCGCTGTGGTTTGGAAAGTATCAGTAACAGTTACGCACGACGGATTAAACGCAATCGATGAAACCAATCAGTTGATCCGTGGAAGTTTAGTCGCTCGTGACGTCTCCCATCAGCGGGACGGGGCGCTGTCCACTTCTCCTGGTGCTGAAATCTCCACCACCTCTCCTAATCGGGGATCTTCAACCTACTCAGCAACCGCAGGCTAAATACATCTATGCTAGACAGCTCCGATGCAAAGAGCCAACCATAACAAGCTGGAAGCTGGAACGGCGTTCCCAAGTACAACCGaacaaatataattataaagttaaaaaagCATATAACAAGTATATTTGTATATCAAACCCTCAGTACATAGATACACAGATATATCTGACGATAGCGAGTGACTTTAATCACAAACGACAGAATATGTAGATGCAGACATGACATAAGAAGATTTTAAGGAAGGACGCTCGTGTCTCCCATGATTCCACGTCACCTGAAGGATGCATCTCTCAGACATGTAGTAGAGACCAGACATTGTGGTTGGGGTTGTCCATTTGAAGATGCAGCACATTTTACATGATGATCTATTCAGCCATTATAGAAGTGACACTTGATTTTGACATGCACTTGCACTGGAAATTAATTTAAAGATGGAAGTGCTATTCCTGGATTGAGAGAGTCGTCAGCTGGAGTGAGACTTAGTTCTCGCTGCTCTTCAACATCTGCAGTCATTttcaccgtctctctctctctccacacataCAGAGCTGAAACTGAAGGTAACACACCTTCTCTTGCTCCTTCTCGTTTTATTTCTCTCACATGCACACCTACACATATGCACGCCACATTTGCACATATGCCACACTTCAGTGAAAGTCAATCTAAGTGACCTTTGTTGGCACAATTGTGTCTGCAACTGATGCTCCCGGAGCCAAAAGACCAGTGGTGGATCTGGGACTTTTCCAAACCAAAAAGGGGGCTACAATTTACAGAGGGGACAATTATATATCCAAAATTcatgcacaattcctgattcagtaaggtgcacactccttgtttactgttataTCTATAGCTCTGAGCAAAGCCACATAGCATGGAgaagtatatatttatacttcTCCATTCAAGCATATCTACTTCAAAAAAGCTTAATAAATTAAAGAATcgtcattttttgggggggggggttgtcagtACATGACTAGTTTTTTATAAATactactgacaggacagggacACTTAAGGGGCCAATAAGATTATGGAGCCAGTGCCCCCCTGGCTCTGCCCATAGATCCGTCCCTGACCAAGACTTTCCAAGAGTTGGGTGAAGTCAGAGTGACGACGACCTCAATCAAAGATTTGCTTTATAGACACTTAAAAAATGAAGCAGCTTTGATGCACCTTTGAAACTTTAGTTGCTCCCtcttttcaaatgtgaaaaagtaaAGTCATTATTTATGCTTCCTTGTAGCCAACCTTGATTTAAAAGTATCTACttagtttttgtttctttcttgccTTGAAGTCTAATCTTTTctcagaaagaagaagaggagggactCTAATCAGTTGTATCAGGTGAAACGAGAGGCATAAACAATGGTTAAGCCGCAGGAGTCTTTGGCTAACCTTGTAGAAGAAATTACGCCGGTCTGTGTGCCGAGCTGACATCTGTATGAGTGTCGTATCCTGTCGAACACGCTGAGGCTCGATGAAGGTGAGTGCTGGTGGCAAATTAGCTTTTTAAAGGAAACAAAGTGAAGTGTTGTTCTGCAGCTGAAATACAACAACTCTCACTTGCTCGAGCCCCATCTCACCAAGTGTTTCCTGATTATATAAGCTTTTGTATCATGAAGGCTGATTTCCGCTTTTGTGgctttttcctgtgtgtgtgtgtgtgtgtgtgtgtgtgtgtgtgtgtgtgtgtgtgtgtgtgtgtgtttaagcttGCTGAATGCATTAGTAAGATGTCAAAGGCGTCCTCTGAGAAGCGGAGCTAGAAATGTGATTCTGGGTTGCCGGGGGGATGTTGCCATGGTGAAGCTATGCTGAGTAATAAAAGATGGGCTCCGGTCTCTCAGACAGATGGGCTCTGGGGAGATACCTCCCCTACTgagctccctctctttccctctcgtcTTTCCTCGGGTTATTAACTCACTGGCCTTCTGCGTGGTACTTATTGAGATAATAACTTTTCTTTGACATCTTCACTTTTTGTTTGAATATAGCTATTTTTCGGATTTCgtcattatttattgttattcttAACTCTGCACCTGTCACTTTTTTTCCAATATCTTTTGGAGGGACCAATCATGGAAAAGTCAGCGACCTCAGAAATATGAAATACATGCGAGGTAGACAGACACCTGGTGTGCTGCATATATGTCACAGTGATTGTGCTTCCGTATCGATCCAGAGGGTGCACTTGGCACATAAAAGATTCAACGGTAGCTGAGAGAGGGCTGAAGAGGGAAAGATTTAACAACATGAGATAGGACAGAAATTGGAACATGGcagtggtgagtgtgtgttgaggcTGAGAGTTGAAAGAGAATGAAGGAGTGAGGTTGAGAGAGTGGAGTGTGGACTCCTAAGtatgtttcatttttctgtCTATTTTCATTCTCCAGCACTTAAGTTAAACATGCTCTGGGTGAAAACGTTtttcaagatggacgacacatcttgATTTACAAAGACGGACGAAgcatctccactttctcccactactttgtccatgtcccatttaccACCATGGAGGAGGCACCTCACCAGCTGGTGATCGAGACGTatcggcttcacttttggggagcagtcaccttgtctatctttatatacagtctacaaTTCAGTTTGTCAATGGCCACACCCACATCCCTGGAAAGACACTTTCTAGTGTTTACAACAGCACATGAAGGAGCGGGTGTGTAAACAGTACCTGTTAAGATGCTCTGTGATGTTGTCTTTATTCACATCCAGTCTTCTCAACAAAACACAGTATGTGTATTATTTAAACATTCTGAAGTCCATTTGTTCAATATTTGAAATCTTGTAGTGTTCACATCCATGTTTGGCACCAGGAAAAGTGTGAAATCGTCAGGAGGTCTTAGTTTTGCGTCATGTGCACACTCATGCACCCATAGACAAACATAATGGGGACATAACATTTCTCCATCATGCTGATGGTCGTCACAAACTCCTTTAATTCAGGAAAATCATCAAACAGTCCTTCTGCTTGATAAGTTATAAACAGCTTTGAAACATTTCTTCATGTGGGTGGATGTGAAGCTCCAGGTTCCTCAATCAAGTAGTTTAAACGTTTATTCGTACAAAACAAATCTGTGCTGTGGATTTAATCATAGTTGTACAATTAAACACCACAAAGAAATGGCACAATTTATATTTGCCTTAACCCGaacactttattttctttttcctattTCCTACTTTACATTTTTTCACCCACTGAAGGAGCATCATCTCACGTAACATCCAAACCAAAGGAACTACGAGCTTATGCTATTAcacttttatatatttcttgcACAATAAACTGAGAATTCACGCTGTGATAAGTTTAGTTCCTGTGTCAGTGTTTAGGGATTTTAAGTTATTAACTACCTACATAGATTAGAATAGATAGATTACTCTCATGTCAGGTGACACATCCACAGGTGGGTTGGTTTTGGTGTCTGGTATCGTCTCAGAACCAGTAGAAAGATAACAAAGACAGAGGTGAGAAGAGGCAGCCGTGAAAATCAGGCATCAGACGTTTTAATTCAAAGTCTAATCTTTTAATATTCATAATGTCCCAATGTTTTATTCCCTTCAAAGTGTAAGGAAGATTTTCTCAGAATAAAAGGTGCCCGAGGGCTCCAGAACTTCAGAAACACATGCAGCCTGTCCTGAAATGGTTTCTGACACGGTTCGAGGGGCAAACAGGCGATTTCTCCCCCAGTATAGATATTCTCCACCACTAAAGACACTCCTGCTTTTCCATGGCTGTTTTATCTGAGGATCATGAAACCTGCCTGTTGATTCAGCAGATGGTTTAACATGTAGTTTCTCTCTCACACCTTGTGTATCAAACAGAGCTTCTGGTGTCAAGCTCTTTTATAAAGACACAGAATTTTCCTTCAACTGCTGTCACTGTTCTTGCCCCCGGTTGCATTAACACTTGTGCTTCTGGCTCCTCCGCAGGTATCAATAAAGGAAGCTGTTTCCGGATCAATCACTTCCCAGAGGATAACGACTACGACACAGACAGCTCTGAGTACATCTTACGTAAGTGGTTGCAACATCGTATATTCAAACGCCTCAACCCTTAATCTGCgctcttctgtttttctttattttttggagCAGTGGTGGAGTTAGCACTGCAGAACTTGATGTGGTCATGACATCTCCATCCCTCCCCCATAAAAGCCTGATGTCATGACAGTAATTGGAGCTATGGAAATGATGAAGTGTGTTGTGGGCTGATGACCAATAGGGCTCGTCTCCACATTCGACCGAGGGAGTTAAACAAAGGTGTTGGGGAGAGAGGTCACTCTGAGCACAGGCCCCGGACTATATCTAACCTCTGCTGTTGCTACATTTCCACTGTTTCATACCTTTCATACATGTTTGTTGGAGGTTTCAAATGAGATTCACTCAgcatattatatttgttttccaGTATGATGCCCTGTCTGCCCCCATAGAAAACCTTTCCCATCTTTGCTGTTGTCTGTATTGATAATTCAAGGGAATTTAATCCAGCCCTATCTTGGTAACCATCATGCACGTCTGCTGGAGTGTCTAAGATTCAGTATCTGTGGAAGTTTTTGTCTGTTAATCCTAAATCAGTTACTGCTTCTTCTTTCACTCCCTATATTTCTGTGACAGAGTTACGACACATGTCAGCCACGCCTGCCACATATTGTTATATACGGGGCCTCAAGTGTTGGAGGATCACAGTTGAGTGTTTAAAGTACTTCAACCCTGTGACGATGTAAGAATACAAAAATCGAATCTAATGCTGAATAGCCTCATGAATAGTAATTATACTTCTACTTATGATTATTAAGTCAATAGTAAGggtattattgtattatttctgCTACTGGAACTTATACAGTAGTACTATATTTAGTATGGCACTATTGACATATGAATCACAGTAGGATAGGGGCACAGACACCGAATTCTTTCAGGTCAGTATGAATATTGATATTGAAGCTTTTGCAAATGTAACGGCGTTAtattatcttttcatttttcaacaTAAAAGCAAAATTAGGTTGAAACCAAGATCTATACTTGAAACTTAGCAAGACATTTTACGCCAAAACAAAACCTCAGTGTGCAATCTGGTGTACAACATATGTAATAGGAGCGTTATTTCTTATTATGCCTCCGCATGGGTGACAGCCAAGGGCCAGAGGAATTCTGTTTTCAGTCGGTGTGGACACGATATCTCAACAGCACCACGTgggatttattttcaaatttggtacagatGTTCAGTTCGACTCAAGAATGTAAAGCTAAATTTCAGTGGCCAAAGAGAAAAGTCACCTCAAATAAGTCCAGAAAAATGATATAGACTGACCGAAACTGCACTGGCAGAGCATACAACCACACGGTATTCTTTGGCATTCGTAAAACAAAGACTTTACCCAGCATGTGTTTCCTCTTTCGTACTGACAGCGAGGCCCCACTCTCTTGTCCTCTGTCTCTTGTGAACAGGTATAGTACGTGCCTCCAGCCTGTTCCCCATCCTGAGCAACGCCCTGCTGATGCTGGGTGGCCTGTGTGTCGGTGTTGGACGCATCTACAGCGGCAGGAACAACATCCTGCTCAGTGCTGGCATCCTGTTCGTGGCTGCAGGTACGATGAAACTGACAGTGCACCGCGGGTAAAGACACACACTGGGGCGGGGACAAAAAGATTGTGttgcagacacagagggaaaggAAGTCAACAGGTAGAACGAAAAGACAGACACAATACAACAAGGTCACAATACAACAAGTTTTCCCTTTAGTGTCAGTTTGACAAGTCAAGAATTGCGttgtcctgcctcctccatggtagtggatgggacatggatcaaaataaaaaagttaaagtcCATGTCATTACAAAGTTCTTAAAAAGGggttctgtcatttcaggtcttTCATCAAAATGATGTAAATTTCTCCAGTAAGTTTgattttagtttgttagtttGATGCTATAACAGTTAAATAGGACATGATAGACAactgcttcctgattggttgtgtgtgtaaatcTGCGGGACATCACTGCCCCGGCATCATCCTTCGATTGCTACTGTCGGGACTTTGGCTCCAAATTTGaaagatggcagtgtttgtaTGAAGGATATTTTGCAATCATTTCTCGGTAGTGCTAGGAAGTGGAGGGCCGTgtttaatgttatttaatttattttatttgatgtcTATGTACTCTGGTgttgaatgtgagtgtgtgaatccAAACAGAATCAACTGCATATGCACTTGTACAAGCTCTAAGTTTTATTGTTCATTTTTGTGCTTAAACATTGTGAATTTGACATTTCTCCCTCTATCTGTCCTTCTCTCATTTCTGTCTCCAGGCCTGAGCAACATCATCGGCATCATCGTCTACATCTCGAGCAACGCCGGCGATCCCAGTGACAAGAAAGACGAGGACAAGAAAAACCACTACAACTACGGCTGGTCCTTTTATTTCGGCGCCCTCTCCTTCATCGTGGCCGAGTCGGTGGGCGTTCTTGCCATCAACATTTACAtcgagaaaaacaaagacacgCGCTTCCGAGCCAGGCACGACTTCATCAAAACCATACCCTCCTCTTCACCTTACTACCGCATCCCGAGTTCCCGCCACAGACGAAGGCGCTCACGCTCCAGCTCCAGGTCGTCTGACCCGTCCCGTGAGCCCTCCCCGGTCGGGATGAAGATCGGTGGAGgtagtggtggaggaggagcaggaagagggtTTGGAATGGGGTTGCCGATGGGGGATATATCCCTGTACGCCCTTAGTAGGGACCCCCTGAAGGGCGCAAGTGGGACTGCAGGGCCCTACAGCCCTGAGAGGGACTCTGGGTTTTTACAAGTCCACAACTGCTTCCAGAAGGATATGAAAGACGGGGTGAACAGGAGGACCACGCCGGTATGAGGTCGGGAGCGTATCGCTGCGTGAAACTATAAGCTTGACGGAGCACATTAGATATCTTACAGTTGATGAAAAAAGGACAATTCCTCCCCCGGGGCTGTTCAGGCAGCAGCGATGTTGAAAGGTCAGAGCTCAAAATTGTTTTCCTTGCGTCCCTCTGTGCCAGTCTGCTTTTCATTCAGATGAGAACTGATAACAAAAAC
This is a stretch of genomic DNA from Pleuronectes platessa chromosome 3, fPlePla1.1, whole genome shotgun sequence. It encodes these proteins:
- the LOC128437034 gene encoding voltage-dependent calcium channel gamma-4 subunit-like, giving the protein MACCERGVQTLVAIVGAFAAFSLMTIAIGTDYWLYSRAYICNTTNVSSDDNQMQPKKVRGDLTHSGLWRICCIEGINKGSCFRINHFPEDNDYDTDSSEYILRIVRASSLFPILSNALLMLGGLCVGVGRIYSGRNNILLSAGILFVAAGLSNIIGIIVYISSNAGDPSDKKDEDKKNHYNYGWSFYFGALSFIVAESVGVLAINIYIEKNKDTRFRARHDFIKTIPSSSPYYRIPSSRHRRRRSRSSSRSSDPSREPSPVGMKIGGGSGGGGAGRGFGMGLPMGDISLYALSRDPLKGASGTAGPYSPERDSGFLQVHNCFQKDMKDGVNRRTTPV